GCAAGGAAAAGTCTTTGTTCAAAACATTATGAATGGCACTGTAAAAGTCTCATCTAAGGCCAATGCTAAGTAAATGTAATGCATACAAatcatgttgtttttttctaaaaaatactttaattaaacaaaaaaaataagagaaacCTTTAGAGTTCACACACAAACTGTTGAAAAACTGTTCAGTAGATCTGTTACAACATTACAACGGGGAAACCCACAATCATGTAGTCCATTCAGCTTTAAAGTCCTTGTAATTTGCTGTAAAAAGAAACGCAAAAAGGAGACcagtcattaataaataattacaccCCAAAGACTCCCCCCCCCTAACAGCTGAAGTTCACTGCTTTGTAAAAGTAAACTCGCTTTGCAGACAGATTTGCTTAATGCTTTAACAGATCTTTGCAAATGCTGCAAATAGCAATTTACTGACGCTACCTCTGCCGTGCCCTACTAGTTTGCTCAACTTTACTATATGCGAGGATTACGTGATATTGAACATGAACCACATTATGCAAACCACTGAACGAATGACTGCCACCTCACCCTGTGCCAAGTATTTAACAATAATATAAGTGTAAATCAGAAGCAGACCCATAGAGCACAGTCATAAATTAACCAAGCTTTTCTCTCCTACTGGACACTAGATTGAAAGAtggctgtgtccgaaactgtcACAGCAAAATCAAGGCAGTTTAAATAACCACGGCAGAAATTAAGGCAGGCAAATAACCACTTTCCTACACCTGGTTCCATAACACACTCTGCTGTCTATGTTTTCATGCTAGtaagtttctctctctcctctcttctgtgtgtgtgcacacaagGCAATAAGAGATATAAGAGAAGTATTGTTATTAGTATTGTTAAGTATTGATATAAGATAAGTATTTTAAAACTAAAGCTAAACAAAGTAAGCTGATTATTTAAGCTTAATTTTATTCAAGTATCAAACAAAGAAGCCTGGTACCTGTCCTCCACGGTTCTGTTTGATGGGTAGTAAACTTTGAAGGAAAAGCCACTTCTTGGAAAAGAGCCCTGTAGCAGTACAACACAGTAAAATAGTTTTCAATGTCAGATTACTTGGTTAATCGTTAGAAGTTTCCAGTAATGCAGTAGCttatacactcactgagcactttcgTCTTACCACTGGCACACTGCTTCGCATTCATGCAATCATTTAATCATAGCAGCAGTGCAATGTGggtccagcagcttcaggttatgttcacatcaaccatcggAATGAGGAAATATCTTGTTGATGAGAGACTTTAACAcagaatggtcagactggtacgAGCTGACAGAAACACTACAGTATCTCAGATTACCACTATGTATAGCTACAATGAGCAGATGAGCATTTCGGAACGCTACAACACTTTCAGGTTCAttagctacaacagcagaacctGTTGAGTTCCATTTCTGTCAGCCAataacagaaagctgaggctgcagtggccaAGGGTTCACCAAAAGTGAACAGTTGACTGAAAAAGCATAGCCTGGTCTGGCGATTCTTGGTATATGCCGAGGCACACAGACAGGTCAAGGTCAGAACTTGATGCCAGCAGCATAATTGCATGGACCTCCATGGTtcgtgtcaacagtccaggctggggGAGGTAGTGAAATGGTGCTGGGAATTTCAAAATACTTTGGGTCTGTCAATACCAAGCATTCAAGCTTAAATGTCACAGGCTAATTAAGGCGCTGACCATGTGCTGAACTTGTTCTTATGGTCTTCTAGTCTTGAGGAACTCAAGCCATCAAGACTTGTTTAGAGGGCAAGGGGAGCCATACCCAGTATTAGTGCAGTGTTCCTAATAGTGCTAAGTGAGTGAGTAAGTTATTAGCATTTATGGCCATCACTCCTTCAATTTTTATTCTTATTCATAATTACAGAGTTGTATTGTAGATCACTGTAGACAGTGCTACACATCTCCTTAATGTAATTTAGTAAGTTAGAACATTCACATGCACTGAAAAAGCAAACAGTAGGTGAGATACCGGATTGATGGAGAGGCATTCCGAGTTAGAGACATTGAAGGGGTCATATTTATCAGCGAAGATGATAACGTCAGGCACAGGATAGACCCTTAAGGAATAGTCATATGCCCAGAACACCGGACTGACATAAAGTGGTAGTGGAGTCAGATGGCCCTGAGACAAGATGGTCTTCACAAACTATAGAAAACAAAGACGAAAAAAAAATTAGTGAAGGgcaaatacaatataaaaatgtaGATGTGGGCAGAAATACTTCAAACAGAACTTCAGATATTCCCTTTCTGAGTCACTGAGGACAATAACAAACTGtaatttattaaatcaaataaGTCTGACCAGAAGCAGCTtagctcaaagcacaaatgGGTGGGTAACTTGaggctcctgcagatgctgTTGCACACAGATGATCGGGCtctaaatacctgtggggtgtgcaGAATCAttgattgagaagaggtggtacagtgcagtgaatgtcttgttCAATATGTGGTAAATGGGTCAAAAACCAGATGTTAATGACTGGCAAAAATGaatgattgcatttgggcattccaaagaccatagtgtaaGGGAGGTAGCTTAATATGCAGGTGTATCAAAGTGTttggtcatatgggtctaccagcagcgTTTTACTGCTTGTGAGTAAAAGTTGTTTCGCTTCCAGGCAAGAATTCCTTCTAGAATCCAATGCAGGTCCTTCACAACCAATatctgaaagaacactccacaaggAACTGCATTTTTATTCACAAGCCATGAAACCAGCCAGCAGTCCCTCAAGTCAGGTCAGGTTCAGAGGACACTGTGGAGCGTAATTATGCTCCTCCAGGACCAatggtgcaacatggaacaGAAACAGGTCTGTCAGTTTTGGCTTTCGGGCACAATTCTGACAAGAATTTTCtttagactgggatttttgccactgctggtaaaCCTGCATGACCATACACTCTGATGCACCTGCAGATTTAGCTACTTACTTTATACTACAGTCTTTGGCACaaccaaatgcaatcacttctTTTTgtcaatcattaacatctgatTCACAAATCATTATTCACCCATCCAACAAGGCATTCACTGCACTTTACCATCTCTcttcaatctatgaatcccttCACTCACCcggcaggagcctgaagttactaccatcTAAAACTATCTTTAATAGAAATAAGTGCAtacgtttttcttttattctttttatttactttatttacttaAGACTTTATTCATTTAGTGGTGCTGACCGTTACAAAATGTCTAACTTGCCAAGGCCTCTTATTTTCCTTTTAGATCCTATCCTATTAACTATGATTAACGACAACTGGTAGCTTCTCTGCACCCACATAAAAAAGgcttgtttgacagcactcattagattgaccaacacacagtacacttGAAAAGTTCTCAGAGCTCAGTGCTAAAGGTCTCCATGCCTGTACACCTCTACTGAACTAGAAGCAGAAGAAAAGTTGGCTCCAATCTGATAAAAGCCAGATAAATACTActgaagaatgaagcatatgctgaaaAGATTACCCCGCTACAGTGAAGAATATTGGTAAACTGGAGGCCATTGCCAATGGGAAAGGGGCTAGGATGcatcaggaatgctgccagaagctggtctCTAGCTTTGCAGCACATTTCCAGGGTTGCAGTTGTTCATTAAAAATGCTATTTAGCGattaattaaatgaaaacaCTTGTTtaattagttgtgttgagatatttaaataggtcctgtttgattggtttatggCAAACACCTGCACATTTGTACGTTTCGCCATTTAACCACATTTACAATGAGAGGTGAATCATTTGTAATGAGTATATGTGAACATGCATCCTGAACTGTAAGTATTATCAAGGTTATTTGAACTGTTTATAAGAAACATGCGCATACACGGTAGAGCCGCCTCCcccaaaagaaaacaaaaacatgggTCGGGTCTTGGCTTCTGAAGTACCGATCCACTTCCAATCCTTTGGTTTGCCGTAACCCCAATTTGGTGTCCTCTAGCTGCCATCAATAGACATGATTCCTAGCTGCTGCAGGCAAACTTCTCATTTTTTGGAAAGCTACCCAGACAGAGTTCATCTGGGCGCTTTTTTCGGTGAGGAAAACAGTTTATCTGAACCGATAAGTGCGACAACGTTAGTTTCTTAGGCTAACTctgcattccaccttaaatagtgccgcAGTTCCATTAAGTCAATTTCAACATCAGAGTgtcactgctgcattatttaaggtggaacaataAGTTCGGGGAAGAGTAAAAACTTTAGCTTAGAGTTCGCTCAGCGACTCGCATCTGGTAAAGAGTTTGTTAGCTGGTTTTGTCTGCGCTGCCAAAAACCACCCAGTTTCTTGTAGTTCTGCAACGACACAGATATTTTAACCCATTAGATCCATTTGGAAAGATCTAGCGTTCCCGTCATTACTCTTAAATTCCACCTAGATAGAAATCAGACTCAGAAATGCTCTGCTCTACCTCCTATACCAAAGAAAGGAGGAGGCTAATACtaatgcagacacacactaagtgatctgactgcagagttgtaaaggagctgggagctgaatggtcaggtaaaTCTTACTgaactgtaagatattaaacactacagagttttaaaacagtttaaaaagTCGCTCCACacaaagtagatcagattacaatttagtctgattacagTACTGGTACTAAGaatagtgattttactgctgtttactagcTTGGATTAGCACAGATTACCTAAAttgtggggctgtattatttacagaaacacaaagatcagattggAATTGGCCTTTAAGAGGCTTGAATCTCAGGgagtaaaaaaccttgattgggacatccctagttttaattaatgaattaataaaattacataTGAAAGCAGTAATATTACTACTGATAACCATCATAGTAACAAAACATCAAATGACACATTAGGAGGCTCCATGTGGTCTACTGTgctaaatacatacacacatggtcACGTTGGTACCCcccggttaatgaaagaaaaagccACAATGGGCActgaaataacttgaatctgacaaaagcaataaataaaaattcaataaaaatgaacaaatgaaaatccgatcTGATTTTggaccatgcttcaacagaattattttaaaaagtaaactcattaaacaggcctggacaaaaatgatggcaaccctaaaaaaatgtgaccaaagggacatgttaaatcaaggtgtgtccactaattagcatcacaggtgtctacaatcttgtaatcagtcagtgggcctatatatagggctacaggtagtcactgtgctgtttggtgacatggtgtgtaccacactcaatatggaccagaggaagcaaaggaaagagttgtctcaggcgatcagaaagaaaattatagacaagcatgttaaaggtaaaggttataagaccatctcaaagaagcttgatgttcctgtgactacagctgcacatattattcagaaatttcaGATCCATGgaactgtagccaacctccctggacgtggccgcagaAGGAAAATTgctgacaaatcaaagagatggataatatgaatggtaacaaaagagcccagaaaaacctctaaagagattaaaggtgaacttcaagctcaaggaacatcagtgtcagatcgcaccatccgtcgttgtttgaggcaaagtggacttcatgggagacgaccaaggaggaaaccattgttgaaaacaaatcataaaaaagccagactagaatttgccaaactacatgttgaccaGCCCCAAAGCTTCTAGGAGAATggcctatggacagatgagacaaaaatggaactttttgccaaggcacatcagttccatgttcacagatggaaaaatgaagcatatcaaaaaaagaacagctttgctgcatctggcacagggtgtcttcaatctgtgcagggtacaatgaaatctcaagactgtcaagggattctagagagaaatgtgctgcccagtgtcagaaagcttggtctcagttgcaggtcatgggtcttgcaacaggataatgacccaaaacacacagctaaaaacacccaagaatggctaagagggaaacattggactattctgaagtggccttctttGAGCCCTGACATAagtcctattgagcatctttggaaggagctgaaaaatGCCgtgtggaaaaggcacccttcaaacctgagacaactggagcagtttgccaaaatacctgctgagaggtgcagaagtctcactgacagttacagaaatctcaaaaggttgtgcaacacaATATTAAGTTAatggtaccatcatttctgtccaggcctgtttcataaggttttttttttttttttttttttataattctgttgaagcattgttggaaagcaatgtctgactttcactggttaattttcatagcatttttatttaaagacattCTGAATTCTCaattctatttattatttattctaagACTGGTCTTTTCTGGGGAAACTCACTCCAGAAGAGGTCACTGTGGTTTTGGAGTTAAAACTGATTCTGACGGTCTTTTAGCCACTTAAAGCAAAACCAACTCACATGGTTCGGAATGTCAATATTGCCACTGGGGAGTCTTACGCAGTTGCGACACATCTTGTTGACCAAGTCCTCTCGGATCACAACTATCTCCTGACTGCAGTACTGAatcctttaaaaataaataaaatttgtcATGGGGACATAAAAACACTTATCAACCAGTAACAGAGGAATgattaggggaaaaaaaaaacaaaaaaaaaaacaatcatcaGATCCTACACGTTATACCTGCATGGGTTGGTGGTGAACACAGAGAAAGGCACACGTTGTTTAAACTCCTCAGTGATGTATTCAGCAAGGGGAGGTCTGGAGATGTAAATACCAAACATTATCCTTGCAAGCTTGTTCActtcaaagtaacaaaatacAAAGCACATCCATGGGTCACCTCAAAGTCACCCCTTATGAAAGAAATGGTAACCAATCTATCTGAATTTTATTTGGGCATTTTTGATCATTTGTTTCATAGCAGAAGGGATGGTGACTGCTTTTCCTACCCTTGTGACTTCAAACAATAACAagtgaatatttttttaaatatttttaacttACCTAGGTAAAATGGTGCTGGGTCCGGGGTCCTCAGGACCAGGAACAAACACAAAGCGACTGCTACAGTGACAAAAGACATTACAGCACAGGACACAAATGTTAACCAGTAACTATAAAGCAAAGCTGATGTATGATTTATATTtcctaaaatgtatattttctgCTTATATGGCCCCCTGGAAGTGCCCTCCATAAAGTTTGGGACAAAGACACATTTTTCTTTGATATGCTcctctgcttcactgtttaagattaaaatcaaaccaatcagacATGACTAAAGTACACATTCCAGACTAGGGATGTCACAAGAATCGATACTTTGGCGCCAAGTCAAAACCAGGCATttttgaaggtcttttgcaTTTGAGTTGGATAATCAGGAAGAAGTTATACCAAAAGCCAGTATGCCAATGGGGTTTACCAGGGTTGACAATTATTGAATTATGCAGTAATTGGACACAAAGATGTGTACTGTCAGGTCATAATACAAGAGGTGTCATTTAAACATGTTGAAACTAAAATGAAGTcatgaataaatattttaatggcGTCTGGTTGGTTTGAGTTTACAACTGTAAAGCAGAGGGGGGGTATTAAGGGCAAATGTGGCTTTGTCCCAAAGATGGAGGGCAATGTATATGCCTGCTGTGGAGAACGCTACTGTGGTTCTTGCGGAGATCAGAAATCCATCTAAACTCAATCTAAAAATTACACAGAAATTGGTTAATGGGTTTATTATGGCCCATTGTGTTGAAAATGAACTTGGCAAAGACAAAGGCAAAGACATTGTACAATTTAAGCTCAtcttagaaataaataaataaatacataaataaatatataaaaaatacttaGGCTGATATTAATGTGACTTTAGCTGCCAACCAGAAAAGCCATCTTTGAAAATGGGCCAAGGAGACAAGAAGAGCAACAGTACACAGAAAGTCACAGTTTAatacagaaggaaaaaaagcaaaGGAACCTTCAAATGCCACCATTTTGaagtcattatttttagatAAAAATGCTACAGAATTAGAGGTGGGAGATCTGGTAAAAATGtgatataaaatattttcttaaaaacttGTATTCAGTTACTCTACCAttctgagtacagtgatttctattcaACATCCGCTGctctttatctaattaaaccagtctaatgacactgtttgtaatgaaacctgcagctgatcaatGTTCTTAAaccactaacagtatcctcttagaaaagcatattgtgtgcCAAAATAACATCATAATTTATCACGCCATATTACCCAGCTCTACGctgaatgttgctttaaaaagtAAAGAATCAGTTAGTTTAGAAacctttggggggggggggggggggggggggggggctatgcATCTTACCTGTTGTGGATGCTTGGATGTTCACAAATTAAATCAGCTAGGGCTTTGAGAGACTCTGAAACAAATATTATCTACATCATGACATGGCCATAAACGTATCAACTGAGACACTTCTATGAAGCGACCGGGAAAAGAATTTGCAATTCTCTTACCTTTAAGTGACTTGACCTGATTTTTGCCATAGGGGGCAGAAGAGAAGTTGCCGCAGAATATGAAGCATGTGGGGGGCGCTGCTGAATAGCCTGGAGGGTGGAAAAAAGGTcttcaaattatttttttggAAGGCATGTTTACTGCGTCTGTGGGTCTTTGCACAACTAGAGACTTCAGACCTGAAAACATGGCCTGAATCTTTTCCAGGACCTCCACACTGTCCAGCCATACATCAGAAACGACAACAAACATAGCATCTTCgttctcctcctccagctgTTTCAGCTTGGCTGAGGCCTTTACAGAGGTGGTACATGGTCCACCGAAGAAATTGATATTCCCATAATATGCCCTGATAAAGGAAAGCAAATGTCTTCATTAAACCAAGTGCTTTGTTTTGTAAATGTATGCAGACTGAATGTACACAACAATACACTCAGGTTCTAAAACTGACCTGGTTGTAGAGGAGGGCTCAATCGGAGGGAATCCGAAGGCATTGACGTGGAAGACCGAGTCCTCATACCATCCTGTGGGAGACAGTACATGGCTGAGTCAAGTTAAGGTTTATTTGTCCCTTCCACAACATGTCAACACACTCAACACTAAATGTAATGCGCTTGTGATGAGATAATTTCAGGTCATCTTAAATTGAGGGGTGAAATAAGTATCGGACAGTCAAGCtcttaaaaaaatattcaaaactCATTAGTCATGTGTCATCATGACAAGACAACCATAGCTACCATGCGGACATTACTCGGATAACAATGCAGTTAGCACCTCACCCTCAGCCAGGACAAAGCAGGATTCTGTGTAAAGTCCGCTGTGGAACTGGTGAGGAATAGAGTTAAGGTTCGGAGGTTTGCTATTTTATGAAATGAAACCACAGATGAATTCCCTTTTTTGCAATTGCAGCATAAGGATATTGCCTTGGAAAGATTCAACTGCACAGAGCCAGTCAGGTCTTCTAGGAAAAACTTTCCCTGGGGGGCAATTGAGGAACAGAATCAGTGCATCTGCTGCATTCAAGTCACAAATtcttcaagtaaaaaaaaaaacccaaaaaaaaacccagaactCAGCAATCCCTAAACCCCCATTAAGATGAAACGCTGGAATAAATAGAGAAGTAGAGAGTTGCACACTTGCCTCTTTAAGTTGTGTGACCATGCCAAGAACAATAACTTCTCCCAGTTTAGCTGTGCTTCCTAAAAGGGCCTCCACAGTCTTTAACTACAAGGGAACATGCAGAACCACAACAAAAGTAAACTATAGAAACGCACACACCCGGCCCTGGTGCACACCCTTAAATAAGTAGTGCTGCCTTACCTGGAATTTATTTCTCCCTTCATCTGAAGCTGCGCCGATCACAGGAGCAGTGAAAAGTTCATGCCTATGAGTCCGCTAAAAGGTAAAATAGCATTTAAAGATAAACCTCACTTTTTTTATTGTGATTGTTTTAAAGGAGCTAAAACTTAGCTAAATTCAGGGGCTGACCTGCTGCAAGATGGTGTAGCGCTCCCGGAAGAG
The Salminus brasiliensis chromosome 10, fSalBra1.hap2, whole genome shotgun sequence genome window above contains:
- the pole2 gene encoding DNA polymerase epsilon subunit 2; this encodes MDVRRLKTKVSAGFKMRGLMLRPEASRYLVEVLESVSEVELDDVLEKILDAVEKQPLVSSMIELSIAETAVQDCSQSCDETIDNVFNIIGAFNIPRFIYSTERKKFVPISMTSHPTPTICGQARDKAELFRERYTILQQRTHRHELFTAPVIGAASDEGRNKFQLKTVEALLGSTAKLGEVIVLGMVTQLKEGKFFLEDLTGSVQLNLSKAQFHSGLYTESCFVLAEGWYEDSVFHVNAFGFPPIEPSSTTRAYYGNINFFGGPCTTSVKASAKLKQLEEENEDAMFVVVSDVWLDSVEVLEKIQAMFSGYSAAPPTCFIFCGNFSSAPYGKNQVKSLKESLKALADLICEHPSIHNSSRFVFVPGPEDPGPSTILPRPPLAEYITEEFKQRVPFSVFTTNPCRIQYCSQEIVVIREDLVNKMCRNCVRLPSGNIDIPNHFVKTILSQGHLTPLPLYVSPVFWAYDYSLRVYPVPDVIIFADKYDPFNVSNSECLSINPGSFPRSGFSFKVYYPSNRTVEDSKLQGL